The window CCACTAGGTCCTGCTCACCGACGTTATCGCCCCAGATGATGTTGTCGCCAATCGAGCCGTTGATGCGGTCGTTCCCCGCTCCACCAACCAGCAGGTCGTTCCCCGCAGCGCCGCTGATATAGTCGTCGCCACCCTGACCGAGAATTTCGACAGGCAACGTCATGTTCGAGGCATTGATCGTGTCGTTGCCGTCGCCCGCATGGACAATCACCTTGCCCGTCGGCTGCAACGGCGGCGTGACCATCGAACCGATCCGCACGCGCACGTCGTTCGCACCAGGACCGCGCGATAGCGTGATTGGATCCGAGCCGTTGGTAGCGAGTGCATAAACGTCGCCGAGGTTAATGTTTGGAATGTTCGGCACGCCGCTGATATCGATATCTTCGATGCACAGCCACGACACCGGCGCCCGGCCGCTGACCGCCAGCGAGCCATTCGCGGTTGCGCTCACCACCAACGGCGGCGCGATCGAGGCGAGATTGAGATTGAGTACGTCGCCGATCGTCGGCGACACCGGGCTGCCAGCCGAGACATTCACCGCGGTGTTTTCATCGGGAGCAACCGTGATGCTGTCGGAAACATCGGCAGCCGTTTGGAACGTGAAGATATTGACGGTTCCAATCGAACCAGCCGTGAAGGCCACGCTGTTCAGCTTGTTGGTGCTAAAAGTGCCGCCAGCCCCCACGCCGTTGAAGTTCACCGTGTCGGCGCCGTCGGTCGTGGTGAGGTTGATCGTCCCCACCGTTCCGGCGATGCTGTTGCCCGTGCCGCCGCCAATGTCGAACAGGTTGAGCACGCCAACACCAGCGCCGCCTGGCACGCTGAGCGCGCCACCGCTGATGCTGAACTCACGCAACGTGACACCCATCAGAGCGCCAGTCGTCGAGACATTGCCTTGAATGATCGATACGCCGGTTCCGGCGCCATCGATGGTCAAGCTGCGCGGAATCGTGACGTTCTCAACCACGGTGCCGGCATTGGCGATGATCGTGCCGCCGGCTTGCAGCACCGCGATGGCGGGCGTGTAAGCGGGAAACGCATCGAAGCCCACCGAAGTGGCCGGGCCAGCGCCATCGGGATCAACGCCATAGGTCGTGTAGGTCGGATCGACGTACACGCCCGTCCGCGCCGGATTGAGCGTGACTGCATAATCTTCGACTTCGCCATCGAGGGCGAGGCCCGTCGAACCAGTGCCACTCACCGAGGTCAAACGGAAGCGAGCATAGGTCGTCGTTGCAGCACCCACGGCAGCCGCAGCGGGAACCGGCACATTGATGCTGTTCGCGCCGGTAATGACGGCTTGGTTGATGACAACTTGTTCGCCCGCATCGCCGAAGTCGCCGTCGTGATTCCAGTCGATCCAAGCATTGAGGAAGCCCGAACCGCCGGTCACATTCGCCACAATCGTCGTCGTGCCATTGGCCACGATCGGCGAAATCGTCACGCCGTCTTCATCAGCGCCATCGCCGATCGCGCCAACGCTTGGCGCGCCGTCGGTTTCCCCGTCGACGGTCGCGCCCAAGCGCAGCGCAGTAGAAACAGCATGCCGCGGCCCATTGCTGGCCAGCAGCGTTCCATAGGAATCGGGAGCATCGCCAAAGTCAGGCTGGCTGGCGAGCGACAGTTGAATGTTATCGATGAACGTGGTTTCATCGCCGGGCTGATCGGCCGAATCGAACGTCATGACGTACGAATCCTTAGTCGCGACGAACGTAGTCGACTTGGCGACCCAGGCCTGATTCGTGCCGCCGGCATTCGACCAGGTTTCGGTGTAGATCGGCGAGCCGTCGAGCAGCACCGAGTAGGTATCGGAGGTGTTCGCATCCGTCGTGCGCCGCGCTGCCATGAAGTTCAGCGAATAGGTGTTACCTGGCACGAAGCCAGAAACCGTTTGGCTGAAGCTGGCCGCATGTTGCAGGATGGCGAATTGCTGGCCATCGAAGGCAGCGATCGCGCCATTTTGGAAGGCGCTCACATTGCGCGAGATGCCGCCGCCGACCGAGAAGGTCCACGGCGAACCGCTGAGCGTTCCCGTGCCCGTGCCATTGGCTTGCTTGAAGGCGTTGCCAGGATTGACCGGAGTTTCGAAGCTGCCGTCATACAGCGTGGCCGTCGTCGCATTCGGTACGGCGCGAATCACGATGCGGTCGAGCAGCACAGTGTTGTCGCCTGTCGAGTCGCCGGCTTGCAGCGGATCGTTGTTGCCCAGTTCCAGCAACATCGTTGCAGACGTCGCCACGAACGGCTTGCTGACCACGCGAATAAACTGTTGTGGGGTCGAACGCAGGTCATGCTCGGCAACCACAATTTGTCCACCGACGCGAGCATACGGGCGAGCAATCACAGCGCCGCTGCCGCGTTCGGCTTCGTAGTAATCCAGCACATAGGTCTGACCAACGGCGAACCCGCTGACATTCTGGCTGATATTCACGCTGGCCGTGCCGGTGAAGTTTTGCAGCAGCGCAGTGGCAGTGCCGTCGAGCGGAGTCTTGCCGTTGAGAAACACCCCGTTGTTGTCGTTCGACGGTGTGATGCCCGTTCGGGCGAGATTCGACGAGTTCCAGCCAGTGATCGGGCCGTAGCCAGGATATGGATTGTCCGACCGATCTTCCGGCGGCGACTCGAACGAGAAGTTCGCAACCGGCACGACTTCATTGATTTGAATATTGTCGATCAGCAACGTGTTGTCGCCGGTGGTGCTGCCGGCCTGCAGCAGATCATCGTTGCCGATCACGATCGGCATGGTGGTGCTGGTCGCCACGAAGGTCGTCTTCAATGTCACGAAGTTGGCGACGCGAGTTTGGTCGAACTCGGGGATCGCGATATTGCCATTGACTCGCACGTACGGCCGAGCGATGACGGCGCCCGAACCACGCTCATTGATTTGCAGTGTCAGCTCGTAGGTTCGGCCGACATCGAAGCCGCTCACATTTTGCGAGATCGAATTGCCGCCACCTTGAATAAAGGCGACGCGCGAGCCAGCGGGCGCTGCCAGGCCATTCAGGAACGGCGCGCTATTATCGGCAGCCGGATTAATGCCATGCCCCGAGCCATTCAGCGTCCAACCCGCAATCGTTCCTTGGTACCCCGGAAAGCCGGCCGGAATCGGCGGCAGTTCGAAGCTGGGATTGGCCACCAACGGCGCCATCAGGTCACGCGTTTCAAGACCTTCCAAAAACATCTGACGATTCTTGCGAGCTTGCATTCGCGTGGCGGCGCGGCGGGCGGACTTGGTCATGGATGGTTTCTCACTAGAGGCATTTAGGGATTGCAACCCGCTGCCGTGCGGGCCGGCGCATGCGTCATCGCTGCGACCAAATCCAATGCTAGAAGCGGCCCATTCGATTCCGCGCTCGCTTTCCAACTCCCCCGACTGGATTGAACAAAATGCCAAGAGAATTTTGTGCCGTTCAGCCGCTGAATCAGATCGTTTCGCGACGATGCTGCAGCGCAAAAAATTGTTCAGCCCGCTGAATGCTCGTTCAGCCAGCCGAACAGATTGGCCTTGCTGGCGCTGAAATATTCGGGTATTTACCGCAGCCGTTGACCGAATTATGGGATCACGTTGCGCGCAGGGTGACACATGCACCGCAGAAACTGGTTAGCACAATTTTTCGGCGCAATTGCCGCCGTCGGCTGCGTCGTTGGGGTGGCCGAGACGCACGCGCAAGAGCAACAGCAGATCACGCTGCACGACCGACTGCGGGCTGGCTTGAAATGCCGCCGGCCTGAAGAGTTTGAGTTCGTAGCGCACGTTGCCGAACTCGTCGAAAACAATACGCTTAGCCCCGAACTGGTCCTCAGCACCTATCGCTGGGCCGTGAAGCAACGCCCTAATTTTCCGTTTTTCTACTTTCAATATGCGCTCAAGCAACGCGCCGCCGCCCTGGGCGTGGATCTGTAATCGCGGTACGCTGGCGGCATGAGTAATTCAGCTAATTCGCCGTCCGACACACCGTCTGCAGATGAACTTGCCGATAAGCTCGCCGCCGCCGTTACCTGGGCGCGCGAAGCCGGCCAACTCACGCTCGGCTACTTTCAGCAAGCCAATTACGAAGTCGAGCGCAAAGGCGATTCGTCGCCGGTCACCATCGCCGACCGCAGCGCCGAGATTCTGATTCGCGACCGCATCGGCAAGTACTTCCCGAATGACGGCATCATCGGCGAAGAGTTCGGCACGACCGAAGGAACCACCGGCTGGCGATGGATTCTCGATCCGATCGACGGCACGAAGTCGTTCATCAGCGGTGTGCCCATGTATGGCACGATGATTGGCCTCGAACGCGCAGGCCGCAGTTGGGTCGGTGTCGTTTATATCCCTGGTCTCGACGAAGGTGTGTACGCGGCCCACGGCGGCGGTTGCTTTCATTTCCGCGGCAACAGCCAGCCGACGCAGGTCCATGTCTCGAAGCGGGCCAAGCTCGACACCGGTTGCTTCGTTACTTCGCAGGTCGACACTTTCCGCAAACGGAACGCCTGGGAAGCCTTTGAAAAACTGCAAGCCGCGTCGTACATCACCCGCACCTGGGGCGATTGCTACGGCTATCTGCTTGTTGCCACTGGCCGAGCCGAAATCATGGTCGATCCCATGCTGAATGTCTGGGACGCCGCTGCCGTGCAGCCCATCATC is drawn from Anatilimnocola floriformis and contains these coding sequences:
- a CDS encoding GEVED domain-containing protein, which encodes MTKSARRAATRMQARKNRQMFLEGLETRDLMAPLVANPSFELPPIPAGFPGYQGTIAGWTLNGSGHGINPAADNSAPFLNGLAAPAGSRVAFIQGGGNSISQNVSGFDVGRTYELTLQINERGSGAVIARPYVRVNGNIAIPEFDQTRVANFVTLKTTFVATSTTMPIVIGNDDLLQAGSTTGDNTLLIDNIQINEVVPVANFSFESPPEDRSDNPYPGYGPITGWNSSNLARTGITPSNDNNGVFLNGKTPLDGTATALLQNFTGTASVNISQNVSGFAVGQTYVLDYYEAERGSGAVIARPYARVGGQIVVAEHDLRSTPQQFIRVVSKPFVATSATMLLELGNNDPLQAGDSTGDNTVLLDRIVIRAVPNATTATLYDGSFETPVNPGNAFKQANGTGTGTLSGSPWTFSVGGGISRNVSAFQNGAIAAFDGQQFAILQHAASFSQTVSGFVPGNTYSLNFMAARRTTDANTSDTYSVLLDGSPIYTETWSNAGGTNQAWVAKSTTFVATKDSYVMTFDSADQPGDETTFIDNIQLSLASQPDFGDAPDSYGTLLASNGPRHAVSTALRLGATVDGETDGAPSVGAIGDGADEDGVTISPIVANGTTTIVANVTGGSGFLNAWIDWNHDGDFGDAGEQVVINQAVITGANSINVPVPAAAAVGAATTTYARFRLTSVSGTGSTGLALDGEVEDYAVTLNPARTGVYVDPTYTTYGVDPDGAGPATSVGFDAFPAYTPAIAVLQAGGTIIANAGTVVENVTIPRSLTIDGAGTGVSIIQGNVSTTGALMGVTLREFSISGGALSVPGGAGVGVLNLFDIGGGTGNSIAGTVGTINLTTTDGADTVNFNGVGAGGTFSTNKLNSVAFTAGSIGTVNIFTFQTAADVSDSITVAPDENTAVNVSAGSPVSPTIGDVLNLNLASIAPPLVVSATANGSLAVSGRAPVSWLCIEDIDISGVPNIPNINLGDVYALATNGSDPITLSRGPGANDVRVRIGSMVTPPLQPTGKVIVHAGDGNDTINASNMTLPVEILGQGGDDYISGAAGNDLLVGGAGNDRINGSIGDNIIWGDNVGEQDLVVGGNDTLSGLGGNDIFYGGGGDDLISAGGGNDYAYGGEGNDTLQGNDGDDRLYGGNGNDVIGGGAGNDLISGGGNADALYGDSGNDVIFGGAGADNLSGSDGNDLLVAGSVSNELSSTVNDANDTALIALLSTWGGSGSNRTGLGAITQGTDIDTLGGGAGDDDFSLVLGTDILVDFTPPGDETF
- the hisN gene encoding histidinol-phosphatase, with product MSNSANSPSDTPSADELADKLAAAVTWAREAGQLTLGYFQQANYEVERKGDSSPVTIADRSAEILIRDRIGKYFPNDGIIGEEFGTTEGTTGWRWILDPIDGTKSFISGVPMYGTMIGLERAGRSWVGVVYIPGLDEGVYAAHGGGCFHFRGNSQPTQVHVSKRAKLDTGCFVTSQVDTFRKRNAWEAFEKLQAASYITRTWGDCYGYLLVATGRAEIMVDPMLNVWDAAAVQPIIEEAGGTFTDWQGNPTITAGEAIATNGLVLEEVLAITRPMPRL